From the Campylobacter sp. CNRCH_2014_0184h genome, one window contains:
- a CDS encoding 2-oxoglutarate synthase subunit alpha: MREVISTGNVLVAKAAIDCGCKFFGGYPITPSSEIAHELSHMLPKNDGTFIQMEDEISGISVALGASMSGVKSMTASSGPGISLKAEQIGLGFIAEIPLVIVNVMRGGPSTGLPTRVAQGDLFQAKAPTHGDYASIALAPASLEEAYTETIRAFNLAEKYMTPVFLLLDETIGHMNGKAKLPDLEELEIINRKKFTGDKKDYKPYAAGENEAATLNPFFEGYRYHITGLHHGDIGFPTEDGAIVDKNMKRLFGKIKNNTDEICTYEEFMCDDAQFLIIAYGSVARSAKEAILRLREEGLKVGLFRPITLYPVAEKKIAQVVSKFEKVMVSELNMGQYLEEIQRVSKRDDFISLHRANGRPITPSEIIAKVKENM, from the coding sequence ATGAGAGAAGTGATATCAACAGGTAATGTTTTAGTAGCAAAAGCTGCGATTGATTGTGGCTGTAAATTTTTTGGTGGTTATCCAATTACTCCAAGTTCTGAAATAGCACATGAATTAAGCCATATGCTACCAAAAAATGATGGTACTTTTATACAAATGGAAGATGAAATTTCAGGTATTAGTGTGGCTTTGGGTGCTTCTATGAGTGGTGTTAAGTCTATGACAGCAAGTAGTGGACCTGGAATTTCTTTAAAAGCTGAGCAAATTGGTTTGGGTTTTATAGCCGAAATTCCACTAGTAATTGTAAATGTTATGAGAGGTGGTCCATCCACTGGTCTTCCAACAAGAGTTGCACAAGGAGATTTGTTTCAAGCAAAAGCTCCAACACATGGAGATTATGCAAGTATAGCTTTAGCTCCTGCTTCATTAGAGGAAGCTTACACTGAAACTATTAGAGCTTTTAATTTAGCTGAAAAATACATGACTCCGGTATTTTTACTTTTAGATGAAACCATAGGACATATGAATGGTAAGGCTAAATTACCTGATTTAGAAGAATTAGAAATTATTAACCGTAAAAAATTTACAGGAGATAAAAAAGATTATAAACCTTATGCGGCAGGGGAAAATGAAGCTGCTACACTAAATCCTTTCTTTGAAGGTTATCGTTATCATATCACAGGACTTCATCATGGAGATATAGGTTTTCCAACTGAAGATGGAGCGATAGTAGATAAAAATATGAAAAGATTGTTTGGTAAGATTAAAAATAATACCGATGAAATTTGTACTTATGAAGAGTTTATGTGTGATGATGCGCAGTTTTTAATCATTGCTTATGGTAGTGTTGCAAGATCTGCTAAAGAAGCTATCTTAAGACTTAGAGAAGAGGGTTTAAAAGTAGGGCTTTTTAGACCTATCACACTTTATCCAGTAGCTGAGAAAAAAATAGCTCAAGTGGTATCTAAATTTGAAAAAGTTATGGTTAGCGAGCTTAATATGGGGCAATATTTAGAAGAAATTCAAAGAGTAAGCAAAAGAGATGATTTTATTAGCTTACACCGTGCAAATGGTCGCCCTATAACCCCAAGTGAAATTATTGCTAAAGTAAAGGAGAATATGTAA
- a CDS encoding 2-oxoglutarate ferredoxin oxidoreductase subunit beta, translating to MAFNYDEYLRVDKLPTQWCWGCGDGVVLKAIIRAIQKLGWNMDDVCLVSGIGCSGRMSSYVNCNTVHTTHGRAIAYATGIKLANPKKHVIVVSGDGDTLAIGGNHTIHGCRRNIDLTHILINNFIYGLTNSQTSPTTPQGFYTVTAQAGNIDPNFDACELTKAAGASFVARTNVIEANKLENIIFKALSHKGYSFVDVFSNCHINLGRKNKMGEAVSMLDWIKNRCVEKSKFEQLDYEQRADKFPTGILHQDESKTEYCEAYGEVRRALKEKRMVDLGALK from the coding sequence ATGGCTTTTAATTACGATGAATATTTAAGAGTGGATAAACTTCCAACACAATGGTGCTGGGGTTGTGGGGATGGAGTTGTTTTAAAAGCTATTATTAGGGCCATTCAAAAACTTGGCTGGAATATGGATGATGTTTGCTTAGTTTCAGGTATAGGTTGTAGTGGTAGAATGAGTTCTTATGTAAATTGTAATACAGTGCATACTACCCATGGTAGAGCTATTGCTTATGCAACAGGGATTAAACTGGCAAACCCTAAAAAACATGTAATCGTAGTAAGTGGGGATGGTGATACTTTAGCAATTGGTGGAAATCATACCATCCATGGGTGTAGAAGAAATATAGATTTAACTCATATTTTAATCAATAATTTTATTTATGGTCTTACAAATTCACAGACTTCACCAACTACCCCACAAGGCTTTTACACTGTTACAGCTCAAGCAGGTAATATTGATCCAAATTTTGACGCTTGTGAGCTTACTAAAGCTGCTGGGGCTTCTTTTGTAGCAAGAACAAATGTTATTGAAGCAAATAAACTTGAAAATATCATTTTTAAAGCTTTATCACACAAAGGTTATAGTTTTGTAGATGTATTTTCAAACTGCCATATTAATCTTGGTAGAAAAAATAAAATGGGCGAAGCTGTAAGTATGCTTGATTGGATTAAAAATCGTTGTGTTGAAAAGTCTAAATTTGAACAATTAGACTATGAGCAAAGAGCGGATAAATTCCCTACAGGAATTTTACACCAAGATGAAAGTAAAACAGAATATTGTGAAGCTTATGGGGAAGTTAGAAGAGCCTTGAAAGAAAAAAGAATGGTTGATTTAGGAGCATTAAAATGA
- a CDS encoding 2-oxoglutarate:acceptor oxidoreductase, gamma subunit, whose translation MKYQLRFCGEGGQGVITAGEILAKAAIKEGRNAFKASTYTSQVRGGPTKVDIIIDESEIFFPYAVEGEVSFMLSTADKGYHSFKDGVCDGGVIVVEPNLVHPSKEDYARWKIFEIPIITIAKEEVGNVATQSVVALAIAAYMSKCIDIDALKQTMLDMVPAKTKEANAKAFDLGIEYAKKAQVVS comes from the coding sequence ATGAAATATCAATTAAGATTTTGCGGTGAAGGTGGACAAGGGGTTATCACTGCAGGTGAAATTCTAGCTAAAGCTGCCATTAAAGAAGGGCGCAATGCTTTTAAAGCTTCTACTTATACTTCTCAAGTTAGAGGCGGACCAACTAAGGTTGATATTATCATTGATGAAAGTGAAATCTTTTTTCCTTATGCAGTAGAAGGTGAAGTTAGTTTTATGCTTTCAACTGCTGATAAGGGTTATCATAGTTTCAAAGATGGTGTTTGTGATGGTGGAGTTATAGTTGTAGAGCCAAATTTAGTTCACCCAAGCAAAGAAGATTATGCTAGATGGAAAATTTTTGAAATTCCTATTATTACTATAGCTAAAGAAGAAGTAGGTAATGTAGCCACTCAATCAGTTGTTGCTTTAGCTATAGCTGCTTATATGAGCAAATGTATTGATATTGATGCATTAAAACAAACTATGCTTGATATGGTACCTGCAAAAACTAAAGAAGCAAATGCAAAAGCTTTTGATTTAGGTATAGAATACGCTAAAAAAGCACAAGTAGTTTCTTGA
- a CDS encoding acetolactate synthase large subunit: MKELNGSQMICEALKEENVKVVFGYPGGAALNIYDEIYKQTHFKHILVRHEQAALHSADAYARMSGEVGVAVVTSGPGFTNTVTGLATAYSDSIPLVLISAQVANSLIGTDAFQEIDAIGISRPCVKHNYLVKNIEELPKILKEAFYIATTGRKGPVHIDIPKDVTAAIGKWHYPKEISMKTYKPTYKGNIKQIKKLVSLIKNAQKPLFYLGGGCVASNASDDLRELIHFCQIPAVETLMALGTLRSDDKLNLKMAGMHGSYCANIALSECDLLIAVGARFDDRITGKTSEFAKGAKIVHIDIDPSSISKIIEAHFPIVGDIKSVILDTLEELKKESFDNTKYQEWFKTLQRYQQLYPLIYEDSDEVLKPQWVIEECARLAPDARIITDVGQHQMWVAQFYPFNYARQLATSGGQGTMGYSLPAALGAKLAVGEEVVVNFVGDGSFLMNIQELMTASAYGIKVINIILNNSFLGMVRQWQSMFYKERFSNTDLTSQPDFITIAKGFHCEGCNVSNKEEFQKAFKAALESKKTYILNVAIDRYEDVLPMVPAGGAIYNMILPSYKNKDKK, from the coding sequence ATGAAAGAGCTAAATGGCTCGCAAATGATTTGTGAAGCATTAAAAGAAGAAAATGTTAAAGTAGTTTTTGGTTATCCTGGTGGTGCGGCTTTAAATATTTATGATGAAATTTATAAGCAAACTCATTTTAAACATATCCTAGTTAGACACGAGCAAGCAGCCTTACATAGTGCTGATGCTTATGCTAGAATGAGTGGTGAGGTTGGTGTGGCAGTAGTTACAAGTGGACCTGGTTTTACCAATACAGTTACAGGCTTGGCTACTGCTTATAGTGATTCTATACCTTTAGTTTTAATTTCAGCTCAAGTTGCAAATTCTTTAATAGGAACCGATGCTTTTCAAGAAATCGATGCTATAGGTATTTCAAGGCCTTGCGTAAAACATAATTATTTAGTAAAAAATATTGAAGAATTACCTAAAATTTTAAAAGAAGCTTTTTATATTGCAACAACAGGTAGAAAAGGGCCTGTGCATATTGATATACCTAAAGATGTTACTGCAGCTATAGGTAAATGGCATTATCCTAAAGAAATTTCTATGAAAACTTACAAGCCAACCTATAAAGGAAATATTAAGCAAATTAAAAAATTAGTAAGTTTGATTAAAAATGCTCAAAAACCTTTATTTTACCTAGGTGGAGGTTGTGTAGCTTCTAATGCTAGTGATGATTTAAGAGAATTAATTCATTTTTGTCAAATTCCTGCAGTTGAAACCTTGATGGCTCTAGGGACTTTAAGAAGTGATGATAAGCTTAATTTAAAAATGGCAGGTATGCATGGGAGCTATTGTGCAAATATTGCTTTAAGTGAGTGTGATTTGCTCATTGCTGTGGGTGCTAGGTTTGATGATAGGATTACTGGTAAAACAAGTGAGTTTGCCAAGGGTGCAAAAATCGTTCATATTGATATAGATCCAAGTTCTATTTCTAAAATCATCGAAGCGCATTTTCCTATAGTTGGGGATATTAAAAGTGTTATTTTAGATACCTTAGAAGAATTAAAAAAAGAAAGTTTTGATAATACAAAATACCAAGAATGGTTTAAAACTTTACAAAGATATCAGCAGTTATATCCTTTAATCTATGAAGATAGTGATGAAGTTTTAAAACCTCAATGGGTTATAGAAGAATGTGCTAGATTAGCTCCTGATGCAAGGATAATTACTGATGTAGGGCAACATCAAATGTGGGTAGCACAATTTTATCCTTTTAATTATGCAAGACAACTTGCAACAAGCGGTGGGCAAGGAACTATGGGTTATTCTTTACCAGCTGCACTTGGAGCTAAATTAGCTGTGGGTGAAGAAGTGGTGGTAAATTTCGTAGGCGATGGTTCTTTTTTAATGAATATCCAAGAACTAATGACAGCAAGTGCTTATGGAATTAAAGTGATTAATATCATTTTAAATAATTCTTTTTTAGGTATGGTAAGACAATGGCAAAGTATGTTTTATAAAGAAAGATTTTCTAATACAGATTTAACAAGTCAACCTGATTTTATTACTATTGCTAAAGGTTTTCATTGCGAGGGTTGTAATGTCTCTAACAAAGAAGAATTTCAAAAAGCTTTCAAAGCAGCCTTAGAATCTAAAAAAACTTACATTTTAAATGTGGCTATAGATCGTTATGAAGATGTATTACCTATGGTGCCTGCAGGTGGAGCTATTTATAACATGATTTTACCTAGCTATAAAAACAAGGATAAAAAATGA
- the ilvN gene encoding acetolactate synthase small subunit: protein MKRRVISVIVLNEHGVLSRVVGLFSGRGYNIESLTVAPLDDKEFSRINIVTLGDEKVFEQIIKQLHKLIPTYKVIDSSDFIEKETALVKIALNENFAGLDAILKAYNGSVTYSDDEFIMVMASDDAKNIDNFLKTMKKYNPISVVRSGSILMEVK, encoded by the coding sequence ATGAAAAGAAGAGTAATTTCTGTCATTGTATTAAATGAGCATGGGGTATTATCACGCGTTGTTGGACTTTTTTCAGGACGTGGTTATAATATAGAATCTCTTACTGTTGCACCACTTGATGATAAAGAATTCTCAAGGATAAATATCGTTACTTTAGGCGATGAAAAAGTTTTTGAGCAAATTATTAAACAACTTCATAAACTCATACCTACTTATAAAGTAATTGATTCTAGTGATTTTATAGAAAAAGAAACAGCTTTGGTAAAGATTGCTTTAAATGAAAATTTTGCAGGCTTAGATGCTATATTAAAAGCTTATAATGGCAGTGTAACTTATAGTGATGATGAGTTTATTATGGTAATGGCAAGTGATGATGCAAAAAATATCGATAACTTTTTAAAAACTATGAAAAAGTATAATCCTATTAGTGTAGTTAGAAGTGGTTCTATTTTAATGGAGGTAAAATGA
- the lpxD gene encoding UDP-3-O-(3-hydroxymyristoyl)glucosamine N-acyltransferase, with the protein MKISEIAKFLGIEYCGEDIEITALNSLNNASFTELSYCDGEKNSKKIASSGAGAILISKEFENLVSKDCIKLVVDNPHLSFALLSKLFAKPLISSEKKNSKIAKSAKIMPNVYIGENVQIADHVVIMAGAYIGDNVSIGEYTIIHPNAVIYNDTKIGKKCHLLANCVIGSDGFGYAHTKNGEHYKIYHNGNVILEDFVEVGACTTIDRAVFESTIIKQGTKIDNLVQVGHNCEIGENCLIVAQSGISGSSILGKNVTMGGQSATSGHLEIGDFATIAARGGVTKNLEGARVYGGFPIMLQKDWLKFQAKIITAFRDKHE; encoded by the coding sequence ATGAAAATTAGTGAAATTGCTAAATTTTTAGGTATAGAATATTGTGGAGAAGATATAGAAATTACAGCTTTAAATTCATTAAATAATGCAAGTTTTACTGAACTTAGTTATTGTGATGGAGAAAAAAACTCTAAAAAAATCGCAAGTAGTGGAGCTGGGGCTATATTGATCTCCAAAGAATTTGAAAATTTAGTTTCAAAAGATTGCATTAAGTTAGTCGTTGATAATCCACATTTATCTTTTGCGCTTTTAAGTAAGCTTTTTGCTAAACCTTTAATCTCTAGTGAAAAGAAAAATTCTAAAATCGCTAAAAGTGCTAAGATTATGCCAAATGTTTATATAGGCGAAAATGTCCAAATAGCTGATCATGTAGTGATAATGGCAGGTGCTTATATAGGCGATAATGTAAGTATAGGTGAATATACTATAATCCATCCAAATGCTGTGATTTATAATGACACTAAAATAGGTAAAAAATGCCATTTGCTGGCAAATTGTGTTATAGGTAGTGATGGTTTTGGTTATGCGCATACAAAAAATGGCGAGCATTATAAGATTTATCATAATGGAAATGTTATTTTAGAAGATTTTGTAGAAGTTGGAGCTTGTACGACTATTGATAGAGCAGTTTTTGAAAGTACTATCATAAAGCAAGGTACAAAGATTGATAACCTCGTTCAAGTAGGACATAATTGTGAAATAGGGGAGAATTGTCTTATAGTAGCTCAAAGTGGAATTTCAGGCTCAAGTATTTTAGGTAAAAATGTTACTATGGGTGGACAAAGTGCTACAAGCGGGCATTTAGAAATAGGAGATTTTGCAACCATAGCCGCAAGAGGCGGGGTCACTAAAAATTTAGAAGGTGCTAGGGTTTATGGTGGTTTTCCTATCATGCTTCAAAAAGATTGGCTAAAATTTCAAGCAAAAATTATCACAGCTTTTAGGGATAAACATGAGTAA
- the ccsA gene encoding cytochrome c biogenesis protein, whose translation MQYFFSFAMSFLLMSIYAIACAVATFIENDFGISAAKALIYNNAWFDMLHLLLGLNLIGVIFYNKLFQKKKYSILLLHLSFIVILIGAGLTRYFGLEGGMHIRENQNSNTIVTREEFIKITDFDTNASFEFPISFTPLTQKHFEKTIDLNGEKLIISSIKYTPQKDSITPASLKLNINYQKANTQIILNPNFTNKQVVHFNLQGKDFTINWGPKEIKLPFALHLKDFILERYLGSMSPSSYTSKIQIIDKQNNIELDYDIFMNNVLDYGGYRFFQSSYDQDEKGTILSVNKDPGKIPTYIGYTLLILGFLWVLFDKNSRFHRLSVYLKKGQSFVLFILLFANLQTPLFAQENKNEILNLISNLQKNSYEHSLNFAKLLVQDHNGRIKPLDTLAMEFIYKITQKEKFLNLHYDQIFLAMMIYPKEFRKIKMIATKTSKLRELIGADINEKYIAFDDVFDNGVYKLSNYVEEANRKKPSLRTSFDKDLLALDEKINHAYYIYSGQALTIFPDINEQSLKWYSPVQILPFAKEDVERLQMLLVSYFLQVRNGIENNQWQDVNEILQSLKDFQNHYGSSVLPPKERLDLEILLNHYNIFDNLTFVYISFALVFFFLSFYTILKNISLSAFVYKFFYIILSMCVIIHALALIIRWYVGGHAPWSNAYESMIYIAFACAISAVIFFKKSLLALCGASFLAGISLFVAHLGFMDPQIGNLIPVLKSYWLNIHVSIITASYGFLALCFIIGILSLILFALRDKNKNIDLNITKLHCVNEMSMIIGLAMLTIGNFLGGVWANESWGRYWGWDPKETWALISIVVYTMVLHLRFIFKTYFIFVFASASVLAFYSILMTYFGVNFYLSGLHSYANGDAFPIPTFIYVLIVLNFVLIISAGRKRDLNTPSF comes from the coding sequence ATGCAGTATTTTTTTTCTTTTGCGATGAGTTTTTTACTAATGAGCATATACGCCATAGCTTGTGCTGTGGCGACCTTTATAGAAAATGATTTTGGTATTAGCGCAGCTAAAGCTTTGATTTATAATAATGCTTGGTTTGATATGTTGCATTTATTACTAGGTTTAAATTTAATCGGAGTGATATTTTATAACAAGCTTTTTCAAAAGAAAAAATACTCTATCTTGCTTTTGCATTTATCTTTTATAGTGATTTTAATCGGTGCTGGACTTACTAGATATTTTGGCTTAGAAGGTGGAATGCATATAAGAGAAAATCAAAATTCTAACACCATAGTTACTAGAGAAGAATTTATAAAAATTACTGATTTTGATACTAATGCTAGTTTTGAATTTCCTATTAGCTTTACCCCACTAACTCAAAAGCATTTTGAAAAAACTATAGACTTAAATGGCGAAAAATTAATCATAAGCTCTATCAAATACACTCCACAAAAAGACTCTATCACACCTGCTAGCTTAAAATTAAACATTAATTATCAAAAAGCAAATACACAAATAATCTTAAATCCAAATTTTACAAACAAACAAGTAGTGCATTTTAACTTACAGGGAAAAGACTTTACTATCAATTGGGGGCCCAAAGAAATCAAACTTCCTTTTGCATTACACTTAAAAGATTTTATACTAGAGCGTTATTTAGGCTCTATGAGTCCATCTTCTTATACTTCAAAAATTCAAATCATAGATAAGCAAAACAATATTGAGTTAGATTATGATATTTTTATGAATAATGTTCTTGATTATGGTGGATATAGATTTTTTCAAAGCTCTTATGATCAAGATGAGAAAGGCACCATACTTTCAGTCAATAAAGATCCTGGTAAAATTCCTACTTATATAGGTTATACTTTATTAATTTTAGGATTTTTATGGGTTTTATTTGACAAAAACTCAAGATTTCATCGTTTAAGTGTTTATTTAAAAAAAGGCCAAAGTTTTGTATTGTTTATTTTGCTTTTTGCAAATTTACAAACTCCACTTTTTGCACAAGAAAATAAAAATGAAATTTTAAATTTAATCTCGAATTTGCAAAAAAATTCCTATGAACATTCTTTAAATTTTGCAAAATTACTTGTGCAAGATCATAATGGTAGAATCAAACCTTTAGATACTTTGGCAATGGAATTTATTTATAAAATCACTCAAAAAGAAAAATTTTTAAATCTTCACTATGATCAAATTTTTCTAGCAATGATGATTTATCCTAAAGAATTTAGAAAAATCAAAATGATAGCTACAAAAACAAGCAAGCTAAGAGAATTAATAGGCGCAGATATAAATGAAAAATACATAGCATTTGATGATGTGTTTGATAATGGGGTATATAAACTTAGTAATTATGTTGAGGAAGCTAACCGCAAAAAGCCCTCACTAAGAACTAGCTTTGATAAAGATTTGCTAGCCTTAGATGAAAAAATAAATCATGCATATTATATTTATAGTGGTCAAGCTTTAACTATTTTTCCTGATATTAATGAGCAAAGTTTAAAGTGGTATTCTCCGGTGCAAATTTTACCTTTTGCAAAAGAAGATGTAGAGCGTTTACAAATGCTTTTAGTTAGCTATTTTTTACAAGTTCGCAATGGTATTGAAAATAATCAATGGCAAGATGTAAATGAAATTTTACAATCTTTAAAAGACTTTCAAAATCATTATGGAAGCAGTGTTTTACCGCCAAAAGAAAGATTAGATCTTGAAATATTGCTTAATCATTATAATATCTTTGATAATCTAACTTTTGTTTATATTAGCTTTGCGTTAGTGTTTTTCTTTTTAAGTTTTTATACTATATTAAAAAATATTTCTTTATCTGCCTTTGTGTATAAATTTTTTTACATCATTTTAAGTATGTGTGTAATCATACATGCGCTAGCTTTAATCATTCGTTGGTATGTAGGTGGGCATGCTCCTTGGAGCAATGCTTATGAAAGTATGATTTACATAGCTTTTGCTTGTGCGATAAGCGCTGTGATATTTTTTAAAAAATCACTCTTAGCTTTATGTGGTGCGAGCTTTTTAGCAGGTATTTCACTTTTTGTAGCTCATCTTGGCTTTATGGATCCTCAAATTGGAAATCTAATACCTGTTTTAAAATCATATTGGCTTAATATTCATGTATCGATTATAACAGCAAGCTATGGATTTTTAGCACTTTGTTTTATTATAGGGATTTTGAGTTTAATTCTTTTTGCTTTAAGGGATAAAAATAAAAATATAGATTTAAACATCACCAAACTACACTGCGTTAATGAAATGTCTATGATAATAGGACTTGCAATGCTTACGATAGGAAATTTTTTAGGCGGAGTTTGGGCTAATGAAAGCTGGGGAAGATATTGGGGTTGGGATCCAAAAGAAACTTGGGCTTTGATTTCTATTGTAGTTTATACCATGGTATTACATTTAAGATTTATTTTCAAAACTTATTTTATTTTTGTTTTTGCAAGTGCTAGTGTTTTAGCCTTTTATAGTATATTAATGACTTATTTTGGAGTAAATTTTTATCTCTCTGGGCTTCATTCTTATGCAAATGGCGATGCTTTTCCTATACCAACTTTTATATATGTTTTGATTGTGCTTAATTTTGTTTTAATTATTAGCGCAGGAAGAAAACGGGATTTAAATACGCCTAGTTTCTAA
- a CDS encoding SoxW family protein, translated as MFKTILTLSFLSIFFIACSNEEKLDSNLISNGTQFSKENLQKANDLDKKSYEEIAHLFKDNTNIKSDDKNILIIFSANHCLYCDKLKEEIKNDKKIQELIKDKYSSYYINISYKKIHTFYKNHKSDLSTAELSSIYDIVATPTIVILNKNSQTLLNYPGFISAKRLSATMEFLNQKENQNLDEATIAQKLIHFYKENNI; from the coding sequence ATGTTTAAAACAATACTCACACTTAGTTTTTTAAGTATTTTTTTTATAGCATGTTCTAATGAAGAAAAACTTGATTCTAATTTAATCTCAAATGGCACACAATTTTCTAAAGAAAATTTGCAAAAAGCAAATGATTTAGATAAAAAATCTTATGAAGAAATAGCTCATTTATTTAAAGATAATACAAATATAAAAAGTGATGATAAAAATATTTTAATCATTTTTAGCGCAAATCACTGCTTATATTGTGATAAATTAAAAGAAGAAATTAAAAATGATAAAAAAATACAAGAACTTATAAAAGACAAATACAGCTCATATTATATAAATATAAGCTATAAAAAAATTCATACATTTTATAAAAACCATAAAAGTGACTTAAGCACAGCTGAACTTTCTAGTATTTATGATATAGTGGCCACCCCTACTATTGTAATTTTAAACAAAAACAGCCAAACTTTGTTAAATTACCCTGGTTTTATTAGTGCAAAAAGATTAAGCGCTACAATGGAGTTTTTAAACCAAAAAGAAAATCAAAATTTAGACGAAGCAACCATAGCGCAAAAACTTATACATTTTTATAAAGAAAATAATATTTAA